A genomic region of bacterium contains the following coding sequences:
- a CDS encoding PstS family phosphate ABC transporter substrate-binding protein, producing MKRNSLALVGLSAFLVAGTSFAETLSGTIKVDGSSTVYPITEAVAEEFGSTHPDVKVTVGISGTGGGFKKFCAGETDISDASRPIKAAEIELCKKNGIEYIELPIAYDALTVVVNPLNTWAKTMTTAELKKMWEPEAQGKITKWSDVNPAWPATPLKLFGAGVDSGTYDYFTEAVMGKEDASRGDYTSSEDDNVLVQGVTSDKNALGFFGVAYYQENKSKLTAVSIDDLNPNNGEGAQLPTIENVLKGVYQPLARPLFIYVSKKAADKPEVKQFVSFYIKQGESLTKEVGYVPLQSKVYEMAHSRFDGRVVGSLFEKGSFIGMTLEQLMSKETAKG from the coding sequence ATGAAGCGAAATTCATTGGCATTAGTTGGTTTGTCAGCGTTCTTAGTCGCCGGCACATCATTTGCAGAAACACTAAGCGGGACAATTAAAGTTGACGGTTCGAGCACAGTCTACCCAATTACTGAAGCTGTAGCTGAAGAGTTTGGTTCTACCCATCCAGATGTCAAAGTAACAGTTGGTATCTCTGGAACTGGTGGGGGATTTAAGAAATTCTGCGCTGGCGAAACTGACATTTCCGATGCTTCTCGTCCAATTAAGGCAGCTGAAATTGAACTCTGTAAGAAAAATGGAATCGAATATATTGAACTCCCAATCGCATATGATGCGCTGACAGTAGTAGTCAACCCGCTCAATACTTGGGCTAAGACCATGACAACTGCTGAGCTTAAAAAAATGTGGGAGCCAGAAGCGCAAGGCAAAATCACGAAGTGGAGCGATGTTAATCCAGCCTGGCCCGCAACTCCGCTTAAGCTTTTTGGTGCTGGAGTTGATTCAGGAACATATGACTACTTTACTGAAGCCGTAATGGGCAAAGAAGACGCAAGTCGCGGCGACTATACCAGCAGTGAGGACGACAACGTGTTAGTGCAGGGTGTAACGAGTGACAAGAATGCGCTGGGCTTTTTTGGCGTTGCTTATTATCAGGAAAATAAGAGCAAACTTACTGCTGTATCGATTGATGACTTAAATCCAAATAATGGCGAAGGCGCGCAATTGCCTACGATTGAGAATGTACTGAAGGGAGTATATCAACCTTTAGCGCGTCCATTGTTTATTTATGTCAGCAAAAAAGCGGCTGATAAGCCTGAAGTGAAGCAATTTGTTTCCTTCTATATTAAACAGGGCGAGAGCTTGACTAAAGAAGTCGGCTACGTGCCGTTACAATCTAAGGTTTATGAAATGGCACATTCACGTTTCGATGGCCGGGTTGTTGGTTCCTTATTTGAAAAAGGCTCGTTCATTGGTATGACCCTTGAACAGCTTATGTCGAAAGAAACAGCTAAGGGATAA
- a CDS encoding PAS domain-containing protein codes for MIKDLLRRSQHRVIATLISYIQQIGKGDFRPNFVAVTRDSDSTLVPLIDALEEMRKNLSSTYHNLTLRGAEYETLLSSMQQGVIAVDAEERIIKLNSAAARFLNLTDMHARGRSIVEAFHHAGLERFVRAVLKSNSFSETELVFVMQEREFIVQASAQPLALDNSGKRGAVVVLHDISRLKRLEELRKEFVSNVSHELKTPITSIKGSVETLLDGAYRNPADALKFLEMIARHTDRLDKLIESILSLARLESEAKVDAHNFEEFKIDDIFQSVQQICRDRALARGIQLELTCPPELMLQADRMLVEQALVNLVNNAIDYSDPRGVIQLLAISEDDEIILSVKDNGIGIESKHLPRIFERFYRVDQARDRKSGGTGLGLAIVKHICQVHGGYPSVESVPGKGSTFKIHMPRHYF; via the coding sequence AATTTTGTGGCTGTTACTCGAGACAGCGACTCGACTTTAGTGCCCTTGATTGATGCACTCGAGGAGATGCGTAAGAACTTAAGTAGCACGTATCATAACCTTACTCTGCGAGGTGCGGAATATGAAACGCTACTTAGTAGTATGCAGCAAGGTGTAATCGCAGTTGATGCTGAGGAGCGAATTATTAAGCTCAACAGTGCTGCAGCACGATTTTTAAATTTAACTGACATGCATGCCCGTGGCAGAAGTATTGTTGAAGCCTTTCACCATGCGGGACTTGAACGCTTTGTGCGAGCAGTGCTTAAGTCCAATAGTTTTTCGGAAACAGAGTTAGTTTTTGTGATGCAAGAACGTGAATTTATTGTGCAAGCGTCTGCGCAGCCACTTGCCCTCGACAATTCAGGCAAACGCGGCGCAGTCGTAGTGCTGCATGATATCTCTCGACTTAAGCGCTTGGAGGAGTTACGTAAGGAATTTGTATCGAATGTTTCACATGAATTAAAAACTCCGATTACTTCAATCAAGGGTAGCGTCGAGACGCTGCTTGACGGAGCTTACCGCAACCCGGCCGATGCGCTTAAATTTCTAGAAATGATTGCGCGGCACACTGATCGACTCGATAAATTAATCGAGAGCATTTTGTCACTGGCGCGTCTTGAGAGCGAAGCTAAAGTCGATGCGCATAATTTTGAAGAGTTTAAAATTGACGATATTTTTCAGTCGGTGCAACAGATCTGCCGTGATCGAGCACTGGCACGGGGTATTCAGCTTGAGCTGACTTGTCCGCCAGAACTTATGCTGCAAGCTGACCGCATGCTAGTCGAGCAGGCGCTAGTGAACCTTGTCAATAATGCTATCGATTATAGCGACCCACGGGGGGTAATTCAGCTTCTAGCTATTAGTGAAGACGATGAAATTATTCTGAGCGTCAAAGACAATGGAATTGGTATCGAATCTAAGCATTTACCACGAATTTTTGAACGGTTTTATCGGGTAGATCAGGCTCGAGACAGAAAAAGTGGAGGAACCGGTTTGGGTTTGGCAATAGTCAAGCATATCTGTCAGGTTCATGGCGGCTACCCAAGTGTTGAAAGCGTTCCTGGTAAGGGCAGCACTTTCAAAATACACATGCCCAGGCACTACTTCTAG